DNA sequence from the Cohnella herbarum genome:
TAAGGGAACTAAATTACGAATAATAAACATGTACTATTATGCTAATCAATCAGACAATGTGAAAGTTTTGATTGACGGGGTGGAATATACATATAGCTGTGCCGGAGATGGTAGGGAGGTATGGCAGGTACTTGCATTTGAAAAACTAAATTTAACTGACACAATACATACTGTAAAAATAACAAATGCGCATGAAAACTCAAATTATCATATTTATATGGATGCGATTGATATCGATGATTCTGGGTATGTATTAGATCCTGATTCAAATCCAACCACAGAAATTCCGGATTCAATTAGTAATTTAAGTGCTCAGTCCCATAATTCAAACATTAAACTGAGTTGGAATGCTGTCACCGGAGCAATTAGTTATATTGTTAAGAGGAGCACTACAGTTGGTGGTCCCTATACAGATATTGCAAGTAATGTAACAGGCAATATATATTCAGACACGACTGCTGTTGTCGGGACAACCTATTACTACGTGGTAGTAGCCGTAAATTCAAACGGTCAGAGCGGATTATCTAATGAAGTTTCTGCAACTTTACAACCCATTTCTAACGGTAAAGCAATTCTGACTATTACCATGACAAATGGAAGTATTAAGGAATATGATCTTTCACAGCAGCAATTAGATTCATTTATTACGTGGGTTGATGAGAAAGATAACGGTAACGGTCCTGAAAAATATAAGTTCGTTAAAACATGGAACAAAGGCCCGTTTAAGGCACGAAATGAATACGTGATATTTGATAAGATTCTTACTTTCAGTGTCGACGAGTACGATGTAGTAACTCAATAATAGGGCTTGATTAATTATTTTTGAGGGGGTCTGCAGTTTGAATAAGATAAACAAGAAAATTGTTTCAATAGTTCTTAGTGCAGTTATGTTATTCACATTTGTTTCGAATGCGAGCGCTGCTGTAGTGGGCGACGTCCTACAAAATCCTGAGACGGGTTGGACAAGATATGATGAAACGGATTACAATTTTATTTACACTGGAGAGTCTTGGGGATATACCTACGACAGTGCCTATTATGGAGGTTCAATAAAAATATTTGTTGGAACCAAGGGGAGCGTTAAGTTTAAATTTAAAGGAACGAAATTTAGGTTAATAGCTAACTACAATACGGATAGACCTAATAGTGAAAGCAACAAGGTAATAATCGATGGGGAATACGATAGTGCATTTTCTGAATTCAATAGTTTAAATCACCAAATCCTTGTGTTCGAGAAAACAGATCTTCCAGATATTGAGCACAATGTTGAGATTGATGTAAATGGTCTATTTTCACTGGATGCAATCGACATTGATGATACTGGGACAATTCTTAACCCTGAAGATCCAGAACAACCTGCTCAAGGAAATCGAGCGCTCCTCACTATAACCATGACGAACGGACTTGAAAAGGAATACGATCTATCCATGGCTGAGGTTAATGCATTCATCTCCTGGTTCGACGCTAAAGATGCCGGCAGCGGTCCCGCAAAATATAAGTTCGTAAAAACGTGGAACAAAGGGCCGTTTAAGTCACGCGCTGAGTACGTTATCTTCGATAAGATTCTTACATTCGATGTCGACGAGTACGATGTGACCTCTCCATAAAAGATTAGCCCGGGGCTTCGGCTCTCGGGCTTTTTTTATTTCCGGGATTTTCCTTTTTAACTCTTTAGTATAATGTCGAAAAAAGTAGATTATCAGTCTTATAATTCCTTATGTTTCCTCGTACAATGGGGGCATTACATATTAGGGGGTTAATAAGTGAAAAAGGTTTTATTATTTCTAATGGGATTCGCATTAATAATCGGATTAACAGCTCCAATAAAGTCTGTAAGTGCGTACTCAGAAGGATTATTGAATGGAAAGATTCTTGAAATTGGTCAGATTGACCCAATAGCCGGCGTTATCACTCCTTCAGGAAATACAACTAATTTAATTACAGATAATAGCGAAGGCACACTCTTCCAACTTTACTATGGAAACAATGCTGAAAATAAAGCGAAACAGTATGCTTGGTACACTTTTGATTCACCAGTTACACTTAACGCTTATAAAATTAAAGCCGATGGAAAGTTTTCAATAAGAGCGTTTGACGAAAATAATAATCAAATTATGAGTATTGGGACTGAATTAGCCGGTAGTAATCATCTAGTTATAGACGGAACTCAACAAAATATTGGGGCTATCACAGGAGTGAAGACCGTTTTTATTTGTGCAGGAACGGAAAATTCGAATCCAAAGATATATGAGTTTGACGTTTTCTCTCGTCCACAGGCGCCAATTAATCTTAGCGCAACCGGCGGTAATAGCGTGGTTGACTTGTCATGGACTTCTACAGTCGGTGTGACAAACTATACACTAAAAAGATCAACGTCATCAGGTGGGCCATATACAACTATTGCAACTAATGTGACTAACACATTCTATACTGACCCTAATGTTACAATCGGCACTACGTATTATTACGTTGTTGTAGCTGTTAATGTCATTGGCGAGAGCACACTATCAAATGAAGCATCTGCAACTCCCATAGCTCCGCCAAACCCCGGACGTGCACTCCTCACGGTCTACATATCCGGCGGTCAAATTAAGGAATACGATCTTAGCGCTACTGAACTTAACGCATTCATCTCATGGTATGATGCTAAAGATGCTGGTAGCGGTCCAGCTAAATACAAATTCGTGAAGACGTGGAACAAAGGACCGTTCAAAGCCCGGAGTGAATACGTGATCTTCGATAAAATCCTTACATTCGATGTGGACGAGTATGATGTTGTAAATCCATAGTAGATTAGCCCGTTGGCTTCGGCTGACGGGCTTTTTTTGCAGGGAAATCCTGTTAAACTGTCGAATATTGTTGAAACATTATCTTGTATTCTTGGAGGAATAATTTTGAATAGCATTCAAAGAACTTTAACCTTTATTAAGGATTTATGGTTTGCTCCATTTGCTGTTTTTCTTATTGGCTTCGTATTTATTCAAGGTGCATTTTCTCCCTTTTTATCAGAACAGTTTATGTTTCAGAAAATACTCACTGTAACGCCAGTGTCATACAATTTGTATATAACTAATGGTATATATCAATCTCTTGTTATTCTATTACCATTTATCCTATCTTACATCCTGGTTAAACACATTTCCCTATATCATAAACTAATAATCTGGTTTCGAAGACGCACAAGCAATAGTATTTTAGATCAGCTTAAAATGGCACTCTTTATGGCAATATACATCATTTTAATGGGAATTATATTAAGGCTTCAGTTATTATCTATGAGTGGGGACTCTATTCCTGATTCTACTCTAACAGCCGCGGTAGCTTTTTTACTTTACTTTATAGTTAGTTTACTTTTCTATAAAGCAAACGACGAAATAAATAGATATGATCGTTTCAATAATCACATGTGTGTTTTCTATATCTCAGGTGTTCTATTCATAGTTACTTTATTATCAGTGTATATATATGGACTTCAATCACAAGTTGAAACTTTCAATAAATACAATAGAGATGGAAAAAACATTGAGCTTTTAAAAGTAACTTACGAAGATGGGCTTGAGAAGATACTAATAAAAATGGATATTAACCCTGAATATATTATTGGTTATGATATGCCTGCGAAGAAAATGAATCTCATCCCCAGAGATAAAGTAAAAAAGATCGAATCATATAGAAATACATACCAAGGGGATAAAAGAAAATATCAACAAACTTTTAGTAACACTTCGTTGGAAAAAGAAAAAAAGCAAATAATAGACTTAATAAATGATTATTACGAAATCAGACTTGAGCTAAATCCTAATATTAATTCAATTAATAAATATATCTCACTTTTCACAAACGATTTTAGACATTCTTATATAAACGGAGTCTCTCCGGATATCTTACTAAAACAAATGAAACAAGAAAAATACCGCAACAAGGAACACAAGGATTTTTATGGTCTTGCTCTCTCGGACCCAGAAACTGAAGAAAGTGATAATCCCAACGTCAAAATTAGCAAAGTCTATGTTCGTGAATATTGGAAAGCCAGGAACTATGACTATTCATTTTTAATCAAATCTTACGATGGAGTAGTTTGGAACATTGATAATATAGAAGAAGCACATTTCACATTTCAAAATGATTAATACATTTGGGGATTTCGCGATGATCCCGCTTGCCACAACGCACGCCCTTTACGAAGCCGCCGCTAATCGAACGCCCGTATACTTAATTTTCGACGGGGAGACTTTCGGGCTGGCTCCGATCGAGGAGCTTACGGATTTCCATGTTAAACTAAGGATAGATAGCGTTCTAAACAATTTCGTTCGTAATAGTTGTATGTTTTACATGGCTGACGACAACACAGATAAAAAGTAGTTCTTCGTAATAATCTAGGTACACTGTTAGAGGATTTTTGCTATTTTTATATCTCAAGTTGAACTCAGTTTACAGTAACAGAGATAAAAAATCATATGGGAGTGCGGCTAACGTCAGCACTCCCTTTTCGTTTGTCTAAGGGGGTCCTGGGCTGAAGTACTACCTCGGGTATAACGGGAAACGCATCAATGTTCCGCTATCGAAAGACGAGGCAATGAAGTTACTTTTCGAAACAAAGGGGGCTATTAAGGGGTTATGTATCATGGTCTATGACGAGAACGATAAGTTCGTAAGGCAAATACCAGGCAAGCCTAAGCGATCTTGAATATACAGGTAGCTTTCAAGAAATACCCATCATTGATATAAACGGCTTCCTCGGTCTGTTCTTGGATCGGACCACCTTCATAATAAAGCTTGCCGTTTTTCCATACTGAAACGGGAGTTTGGTTATAAAGTGCAGCAGTTATTTTTTCATCGGTATCTAGTAGAAATCCAGACTTGAACATACAGCACCTCCTTTGATCATTTTTCGACATGCGGAAGGTAAATCCTTCCTGTTGTCGAAATATGTAACAATAGATTATGACATATGGAGGAACAACTTCATGCTTTTCTCTGAGTTATTTGGAATAAAAAAAATTAAAGCTGACGACTGGTTTGATCCCATTCTGACCGTTGATACGAAACTTTTTATTGATCCATTTTTACTTTTTCAATGTAAAGAAGGTTTTTTTGTAAATTCACACACTAAGATTATTGTTTTCTTTCAGAGGGCATTCGAACTTGCTGCAAAAAGTGGCGGGAATACCTTTTCATTATCCTATAACAAACTACTGAGTATATTGTCATTCCCAGAGGCAAGTGAGTTATGTTTAGGTTTTGCAGGAAGTGATACTGACGGGGCAGGATCTGGTCCAGGTTTTTCAATAAATATTGCGAGTGTAATGATTGATTCAATAGGTCTAGGAATCAGAGACATGGTACATTTTGAAGAAATGTCGTTGCTGGGTAAAGGAATAGGACGGGATAGGATAAGTGACATTGCTGCTAACATACTTAAAAGAGAGTTAATTGATTACACTCTGGAAATATGTAAAAGGCACAAGATCCCTACTCAAAGAGTACGAGTGAGAAACTCTGATTTTAACTTTGAATATCTTCGTTGGGAGAGCAATATTGTTGAACTTCCAATTAATCCGTTTACTGAAAGGCCACGTCCCATCCTGCTTGTGCCAGAAAAGGTGTTAAGACATCTTTCCACAATAAATTCTGAGGATTTTCTAACTTGGGCTTGGGAAAATGAAAATTTTACACTTAGAAATGATTTAAATTTTGAAGTTAAAAGCAAAATTAGAAAAGAAGATATTATTAATATCGCTAGAAATAATCCTAGCTTTGTCGAAAAGTATGTTGAGTTCAATGAGGGTCGAGATTCAATACCATATGATTTAGAAAAGGATATATACGGATTCTATAAATGGTATGAGCAGTCAAAGAAGTTTCGTGATTCTTTTCCATTCATTATCAATCCTATAACAGGAGAACAAGACCTACCTGGATTTGTAGAAGCTTTATTAAGAATCTTTGAAACTTTCATAATAGACAACTCAGGATATAAACTATTATGGAATGAAGGGATAGTTAAAAAACCGAAGATAGAAGAAGCCTCTCAATTATTATTTCTAGGAGTTGTAAAACACTATTGCTATGCTAACAATAT
Encoded proteins:
- a CDS encoding bacterial surface protein; protein product: MNKINKKIVSIVLSAVMLFTFVSNASAAVVGDVLQNPETGWTRYDETDYNFIYTGESWGYTYDSAYYGGSIKIFVGTKGSVKFKFKGTKFRLIANYNTDRPNSESNKVIIDGEYDSAFSEFNSLNHQILVFEKTDLPDIEHNVEIDVNGLFSLDAIDIDDTGTILNPEDPEQPAQGNRALLTITMTNGLEKEYDLSMAEVNAFISWFDAKDAGSGPAKYKFVKTWNKGPFKSRAEYVIFDKILTFDVDEYDVTSP
- a CDS encoding fibronectin type III domain-containing protein, giving the protein MKKKISFTILALLVVITTLFSSVSFADSAIVGQQLLQPESGWKRIDDSDPSIKYSSNRVSGGTTAAFNNTYNLLFQNESVEFKFKGTKLRIINMYYYANQSDNVKVLIDGVEYTYSCAGDGREVWQVLAFEKLNLTDTIHTVKITNAHENSNYHIYMDAIDIDDSGYVLDPDSNPTTEIPDSISNLSAQSHNSNIKLSWNAVTGAISYIVKRSTTVGGPYTDIASNVTGNIYSDTTAVVGTTYYYVVVAVNSNGQSGLSNEVSATLQPISNGKAILTITMTNGSIKEYDLSQQQLDSFITWVDEKDNGNGPEKYKFVKTWNKGPFKARNEYVIFDKILTFSVDEYDVVTQ